atatatatatatatatatatatatatatatatatatatatatatgcacacacacacacacacacacacacacacacacacatatatatatatatatatatatatatatatatatatgcacatatatttgtgcatatatatatgcacatatacatgtgcttatatatatgcacatatatatgtacacacacacacacacatatatatgtacatatatatatatagatatgtatatatacatatgtgtgtgtgtcatatacacacacacacacacacacacacacacacacacatatatatacatatatatacatacatacatacatacatatatatatatatatatatatatatatatatatatatatatatatatatatatatatatatatatacatacatacatatatatatatacatacatacatacatacatatatatatatatatatatatatatatatatatatatatatatatatacacatacatacatacatacatatatatatatatatatatatatatatatatatatatatatatatatatatatatatatatatatatatatatatatatatatatatatatatacatacatatatatacatacatacatacatacatatatatatatatatatatatacatatatatatatatatatatatatacataataatatatatatatatatatacatatatatatatatatatatatatatatatatatatatatatatatatatatatatatacatatatacatatacatacatacatatatatatatatatatatatatatatatatatatatatatatatatatatatatatatatatatacatacatatatatatatatacatacatacatatatatatatatacatacatatatatatatatacatacatatatatatatatatacatacatatatatatatatatacatatatatatatatatacatatatatatatatatatatatatatatacatacatatatatatatatacatatatatatatatatatatatatatacatacatatatatatatacatatatatatatatatacatatatatatatatatacatacatatatatatatatatatatatatatatatatatatatatatatatatatacatatatatatatatatatatatatatatatatatatatatatatatatatatatacatacatatatatatatatatatatatatatatatatatatatatatatacatacatatatatatatatatataagaagtcATTTTGGAATGAGAATTAAGTAATATTTGAGTCAATAAATCTTCTTTGAtgatctcttaaggtttcttttgtaGTATATCAATCCTACTATACTTCTGCTATCCTATTAGAGTGGTGTCTGAGCATGGCTAATATTTGGGGCTTTCACAATTATGTCTTCAGTGCAAGTACATTCCATACTTTTAATCCAACTTAAGCTGAATAGACTTATTCGATGGTCACTGCTAACCGCTTTTAATCCTAAATCTTTTTGAACGTTGTATCCAGTTATTCACTCGATCTGCTGTACTGTGAATCTTTATCTTTCCCCTTCTGCACACAAATCAAAAACCATCTTTGTTATATCGATCTAACAAGAAGGATGAAGTCTTATCTAGGTTCTGTATTAATCAATGATGTTCTCTCCCCTCTTAAGTTAAGGATCTAACCTTTCCTAAGGCAGGAAAGAAATCCCTATTCTATTCGTGGGATATTAAGATAAGATTGCTTCTATGTATCAAAAAGAGGATCTTGCtctattttatcattttttgagCTATAAACCATACAGAAGAAATGATGATTTCCTTCATTGAGAATCCACACTCATTTTGAGCTGGACACGATCGGCACTTACTGATGCAAGAATGATACTGGGCAACACCAACTATAAGAATTGGAGTATCCAAATGAAGACATTATTTGgatcttaagaaatttagcaCATAATTGAAAGAGGTTATGAAGAAGCCAAAGATGAAGATACTCTCACAATGCAACAACAAGAGATTTTACAGGACTTAAGGAAGAAAGATAAAAAGGCTCTCTACTTTATCTACCAAGCTGTAGATGAGTCGATTTTTGAGAAGATTGCAGTGGCCATCACCTCCAAAGAAATGTGAGAGATTCTCCAAAATACAtataaagaagaagagaaagtaaaaaaaatttgccTTCAAACTCTTAGGGGCAAATTTGAAGCCCTATAAATAAAGGAGTCCAAATCTATCTTGGATTTCTTTATAAGAGTCTTAATCGTCATCAACCAATTAAGAAGGAACAATGAGACCTTGAAGGAAAAATTCATCTACGCTCATTGGATGCTAAATTTAACCACATCGTAGTCACTATCAGAGAATCGAAAGACTTGGAGGTCATGACAATTGATGAACGCATGGATTCCTTTCAACCCCATGAATAAAAGCTTAACAAGAAGAAGCAAGAGCCTTTAGAGCAAGCTCTTCAATCTAAGTTCACTTTGAAAGAGGGAAAAGAAGACTCCAAGAATAAAAAAAGTCAAAGAGGTTGAGAACGAGGCCATGGCCAGTGGAGAGGTCGTGAATGAGGCTATGGACATGGAAGCTATAATAACAAAGAGGAGATAAGTCAAAGTCCAAAATGTGGGTGTGGATAAGGAGACTCATCTAGAGGCCAAAGGTATGACAATTCCAAAATTCATTATTTCTTTTGCAAAGAACTTGGTCATTATGCTTCAAATTATTGGTATAAATATGCTAACCAAGTTGAAGAAAAGGCTCATTATATAAAGAAAATAATGATGATGTCTTGTTGCTAGCTTGCAAAGAAGATGATATCGGTGAGCAAAATATGTGGTACTTGGATATCGGTGCAAACAATCACGTGTGGTTATAAGAACACATTTATAGAATTGGATAAATCGATGAATAGGTATGTATCTTTTGGTAACTCCTTTCAAGTAGATGTGAAGGATAAAGGTAAAATCTCTCTTCAATTAAAAGATAGAAATCATAAATTTATCTCTAAAGTTTATTACATACTAGAGATAAAGAATAGTATTTTGAGTTTGGGGGCAACTTTTGGAGAAAGGATATAGTGTGTATATGAAAAATAGAAGTCTAGTTTTGTGAGATCAAAAGAATAATTTGATAGCCCATGTtgaaatgataaaaaatagaatattcaTGCTTCATATCAAACATGTCAATGCTAAATGTTTAAATGCAAGTGTGAAGAACAGTTCATGTCTTTGGCACTTGAGGTTTAGGCATCTTTACTTTGGTGGTCTCAAATAACTATCAAGTAAGAAGATGATGAACGGCTTATCGCATATTGAttttccaaaataattttatgaaagaTGTATTTTTAGCAAGCAACTAAGAAAGAACTTTCTCAAAGAAGCTTCTTATTATACAAAGAAGCCACTTAAACTCATCCACACCAATATATGTAGATCAATATCTTCAACATCCTTTGGAGAGCATcgttattttctaaaatttattaataatttttgcagaAAAACTTGagtgtatattttgaaaaaaagttAGAAGCATTTTCTatatttaaaaagttcaaagcaaTGGTGGAAAAGAATATAGCTACTACATCAAAGCCTTGCAATCCGATTGTGAAGGTGAATTCACATTCAAAGAGTTTGAATACTTTTATGAGGAGTATGGCATCTAGTGACTCTTGACAATACCTCATTCCCTCAACAAAATGACATGGTGGAGAGAAAGAATCGGACTATTCTTGATAGAGTTCGAAGCATGCTTAAGATGAAGAACATGCTGAAGGAAATTTAGATAGAGGCCATAAACTATGCAGTCTACTTGCTCAATCAATGTCCTAACAAAAGTCTCGAGAATCACATAACTCCACAAGAGGCAGAGAGTGGAAGACAACTTAATATCTTTCATTTGAAGGTTTTCGGGAGTATCGTTTATGCTCATATCCTAGACCAAAGAAGAATAAAGTTTAAAGACAAGAGCAAAAAGTTTATTTTTATTAGCTATGATGCTCGATCTAGGTTTTCAAGCTTTTTGATCCAAAAACTAAAAAGATTCATGTTAGTACAGATGTGGAGTTCTATGAAGATGGTATGTGGAGTTTGTAATCAAGTAAAGCTATTtcataaaaagaaagaagaagaagaagagaaggaatcaAAGGTGAATTTTAAAGTTTCTTCAACACCTTCATCTTCATATTCAAGAGTATTACTTCACTACGGtgaaaatggtcattaacgacgctattaagGTTATTTTACGACGCTAATAAGCGTCGCCAATATCCTTTACGATGCTTCAAAAAGCGTCGCcaaagcgtcgcctatgtaagagtggagacggaaagcgccgacgctttttaaaagcgtcgttattttttaacgacgctttaaagcatcgtaaaattaacttttaacggcgctttttagcatcgttaatgACAACGCGTCCGCCACTCTACTAAGACGCTTTTTGAAGCATCGGCTGTTAGGTTTTttgcgacgcttataagcgtcgttaagttTGTTTTAACGATGCTTTTAAGCATCGTTAAATGCATttctaacgacgctttaaagcgtcgttaaaaccacatttaacggcgctttttagcatcgttaatgACTCCGCGACCCGCACTCTACCAAGATGCTTTTCAAAGCGTCGActtttttgtctttaacgacacttataagcgtcgttaaatttattttaacgacgtttataagcatcgttaaaggttttaagagaaaaaaaaatacaggttttatattccaaaaaaaaataatacatacattcctgtacaaaattatatcaattattctaacataaacctgtacaatcaccatcattcacacctatacaatcaccaccattcacaccaaaagcaaacttaaatagcaaatttaaccaaaccaaaagatattattttatataaataaaaataaagtactgatcatccattacaatcaagagtaatataaataaatataagaatacaataaaaataaaataatatcaatctgcaggAGGATGGTcatcgttgtctccacgtgacgtgccgctgtctcgatggatgcctgatgtgccaggagcctacaagaaacatatcaaaagcatgatttgtatatctataaataaaaatatataaattattaaattaatataaaaatatatatttaataatatgtgtttacctgagatggaccatacatctctaataaagatgtaagccgatcaatctgtcccctcatggcctgcatctcggcacggctctgtcgcatctcctccatctcaacgGCACGACTctatctaatctcctgtatctctgcctcgagtctgcgaacgcgtgaatcctgagcatctgctgcagcatgctgcgtatatctactaacctcagataactgagtgggggtgactcctactccataacccctcactcggccatagcgctctggtcccatcaactctgtgaacacctcggcctcgatacggctctgctgcgtagatgctgcggactcgtcgtcacgctccacaatgagagatgtagccctctcctgtatttattttgaaaacaagagttatacattaatagctaacaaaattaaatttaaatcattgaaaaaaatagaatattaataatgccgtacatataaatttctcgactcatctcgaacaaaagtaccatcctgatgagtatgagtcatccggtaaaacttcacttgtccgggttccctcccatgctcatccacctacacaaataattttaattttaagcaaacagttataataatttaaaaaaatatatgagtatcatgatatagACAtgatccacgatacataatgatattagttatataaatatttcaacataaaaattaaaagttaattatgaaagtttaaggaacatacaaactcctgtcggagtcgtgcataactcttcgaccccgatgtatgaggaacagactgagctgctcgtgcagctctaccaatagcagaataagtctgtaaaataaagtaaagaacttgttatatgtataatatataataaaaattaatatttttataaaatatttagaaaaaaagataataagcagataaatacctgtgccctctcggagaaccaataatgaaccaactccatccactgatgagggggtacatcaggaggacaattcctagcaacctcctcctctgtcataccctgtctcatatagtccttcttcaattgtgctctatattctttccatttgcggttgagagacttcattacaaaatcatgagtggatggagggagaacaaacttgctctataaaaaaaaaagttaaatgaaataaattatataaatgattaacaattaatatacagtatgaacatcaattcattacctctataactcggaggagctcagctttgtgcgttggaagcatgtcattccattttgcatagcccaacggacatagctgaggcctccgagcaacagtccccaaaaatgaagtcaataagcaggcagctttcttaattggctgacctagctgattgcactccacaacaatcctctcgccctcacgcatctgccacacatctcgtactactgtgggtccacgtctggggcgtactcttccagatccgtctgcaaaaaatacataaaagtaactatatcataaatatacataaaataaaataaaaataaaattacatgaaagacaatatataccctgcacgtgtatctcatcatctggctgatgaacaggaggatcgtgctgtgctgatgatgaaggacagggctcagaatgctgtgcagctgaactggcctcaggctgctgtgctgaagaagacgtaccgacttctgtctgtgaaaactggaactgcacaccagcatatcgtcccctgcgatgcatgatgtcacctagcatttatataaataaaaggtagaatcagttaatatataaagtaaaataacacaataattaatgcaaaatatatacatcataaataattattatcagtaacaatcaagcagtagtatttctttcaaattctgttctaaccaacgtcgtcgtagcatttaaatcatcagctgtcacaaaattgtagggcatacattgtgtataagtgtcatcgtcatcatcctccacttggtttctcatatcatataagtctctaggttttgttttgatgacagtaaatcaatctttatcttttgcgtcttgtacataaaatacttgacgagcttgagataaaaaaatgaatgggtcatccttcaataacacaccagtgtgtatcaaccttgaaaaatttataagtgtaaatccatttgcatcttgtttcaaactccttggtgagtttatgtctatccaatcacatctaaacagtactactttaaatttttcataataatccaactcatagatatctttaagtgcaccataataggattttccatccacttccaccataacaccgctattctgtggttttctaaatttcttccgttctctagtatgaaatttaaagtcattaattatgaaaccgttatatctattcacaatcttgttaggtcctcgagcaagagctattagtttatctgaattatttatctccatcatctttgatacctaacaaaaaatgatatgacgaagtgcagttgagttatctgatattaaatatgtatcaaaaattaatatatcccataattaaatataaatcacacctgattcgaaagccacatagggaataactcgaccaaccatcgctgttcaatccttgcattaggatgaatgttatgattggctcgtctctgataaattaaaaatttactgcataaaatataaatatatcatttagaacattatatctaatataaaatttaaattttgatgtcattccttaaatatactaacctgcgatggtcagatattatgtcactatgaagtaacacataacgatgtgcttgtgctaaggatttttgatcaagtacaatactttcagctcttcccaagaattttccagcagttaagaacttatacagttttgcattctccacaaagtcattatgccgttgaggtcgactaaaaatagtctctacaccttgaagatatcttgaacaaaatgtcaaacattcatccgcaatatatgcttcagcaatcgagccttcgggataggctctatttcgcacataatctttaagacgcataagataccttcaagaattaaatatttattaaaatatcagtatgctgttgtttctaataaaattattaaaagatttaaggtttgcaataatacctctcaataggatacatccatctataatgtaccgattcaccaactttaacttctgaagctaggtgaatgagcagatgtaccataatagtaaaaaatccaggagaaaaaatcttttccatctggcaaagtgtaattgcaatatcggattctaactgatcaagttctcgaggatcaataactttggaacataatgccttaaagaatgacgataatcgaagtacaattgtaacaacttatttcggcaatgacgatcttaaagctattggaaaaatatcttgcatcaatatgtgaccatcatgacttttaagatttaaaagttttcgatcctttagatgcacacatcgtgaaatatttgatgcatatccatcaggtaccttgatacttttcaaaactctcaaaaaattatccttttctcgagcagacattgtgtaacatgcaggaggcacataaattctatcattagcaagcattttaggatgaagttcctgtcggatatccatttcttttaaatcaagatgtgccttcatgttatctttgctctttccatcaagatttaaaaatgttccaagtaaattatcacaaacattcttctctatatgcatgacatcaagattgtgccgaataagattatgtttccaataaggtaagtcaaaaaagatacttcatttttttcataaatatttactgggctgttgtgtagatgttatctgtgtgtcttcctcatttttatcctcgaaataattgtctggatcttgaaacacctctgcatctatagtactgatactgacttcctctggtaacccttcgtgcactgagctttcaacatcatcccttcctctttttttagaggactttgagtgcttaccatagctgtaattgatgccatccatttgtctatgaacatcagttccagaaggtggaataggggcacatcccaattctatagtaccatcaaacaaatctttctgaaatcgaaacggatgatttacttccaaccatcgacgatgtcccatgtaacaaaatttacctccatgttttaaccaaattgaatgtgttgaatctccacaacaaggacatgcgacctgtccctttgtactccagccagataaattggcatatgctggaaaatcattaatagtccaaaaCAAAgatgcccgtagtttaaatgtttggccgttggaagcatcaaatgcatcaacaccctcccacaactgtttcaattcctctatcaaaggctgtagaaaaatatcaatatcattgcctggacccttatctcctgcaataaccattgacaagataagtgatgattgtttcatgcacatccacggtggcaaattgtaaggtatcaaaacgactggccaagtgctgtaggtagaactcagggttcgaaatggattgaagccatcagaagctaagccaaacctaatactgcgaacatcagagacaaaatcaggatgcctatcatcaaatactttccattgaagactatctgctggatgtctcaacattccatcctttgtacgtccttcatcatgccatctcattgatgaagctgtttttgatgatgcataaatccttttcaatctaggtataagaggaaagtaacgcaataccttggccggtttctttttactccacgttgcatccaattcattcagtacatcgtctcgatcttctttttgtgttatccatcttgaagatccacatacgttgtatgactcttgattagcattttcaccccgatataacatacaatctttcggacaactatgaatcttttcgtatccaagatccaattcctttactactttcttggcttcataatacgatggtggtaaacgagtgctttctggaaatgcatcctttaataacttgagcagcatggtaaaactcttttcagaccatccattcaaatattttatatgaaataaatgtacaagaaaagaaatcttaaaaaatttcgtacaacccggatataattcttcgtctgcatctttcattaaggtgtgataacgagctgtctcatcattagatgtatgtataggctcctcaacatgcatacgttccgtatgcgtacatccatcaaacatcccaactgtttcttgtatattaCTGGATTCTCttaaattttgaacaccaaatccaaaagcatctgtgatcaaaccccttatatcatcatctcttgcagaattgtcttgtaggctagtggatccaaaatgagtcaagggttggttacatgatgatggcaacatagattctccatgaaaaatccagtcggtataacctcttaaaaaaccattccataccaaatattcttcaacattttgtggatctaaagaagaactatttacacatttccgacatggacataaaatttttccattcaaactacttttctccataccaaatttaatgaagtcatgaactccatctaaatattctttactattccttggtttatttatccaacttttgtccattgtaggataaaaatgaccgaacttgcaatttatctaaaaataaaaaaaattatacaatctatattaatgcaatgagtaaaaaatatcagtcattttataaaattcaaaaaaataacagctagataaagtttacatagtaaatgcttgctatcatcaactaataggtaaagaaggtcctatcccattcagaaaatgtattaattctataggtcaattacaaaaatcaaatgatatgcaacaagagccaaaaaaaatttcggcagtatttccccttagttcttccgtataggaagaacaaaagaaaaataccatccaaaatttattccaaaccctcagcataccatttgattatggtaatgacctatagaattactcacattttccaaactgtccatactggacaatcaattgatcaatgtacataattcttttacccgtacaaaaataaataaatatacggatacaatagaatatgtacattaatcaaaagatgggtctatgtttctatgcaatacaattttttttaaaattaattcataattaacttgatttaatacctgatattaacttggAGAGTAGTGGATAAAGAAACTTGGCCCAGCTTAATCCAGATGCTTAGTCTTCATCAGTcacgaagataaggataacgtaggccacacgatatcaggatccagccacataacgagcgccacatgtcagataagcaatcaatcaggattcatgaaactatgaaattatccattcatcaaccatGTAGCACAACCTTAATTAATTGTACTATATAGAATGTTTAAAGAATCTTTAAAGAAATTGAAAATATAGAATGTTAAGAAAAGTTTGGTACATTGATCACAAAAGTTTTTTAATTATGTTAAATATAAAGTATATCAATAcctattttgaaaaattataatatgtgaAGTTGTACCTTAAGGATGATCATTTTTtgggatcaaattttaaaaaaaatccatatttaatatttaattttaattattattattttttatttatagataatagCTAAATATTTGACTT
The DNA window shown above is from Elaeis guineensis isolate ETL-2024a chromosome 8, EG11, whole genome shotgun sequence and carries:
- the LOC140851175 gene encoding uncharacterized protein; translated protein: MKSLNRKWKEYRAQLKKDYMRQGMTEEEVARNCPPDVPPHQWMELVHYWFSERAQTYSAIGRAARAAQSVPHTSGSKSYARLRQEFVDEHGREPGQVKFYRMTHTHQDGTFVRDESRNLYVRHY